CGTTGCGCCCGCGCGGGCCGAGGGTGACCTTGACCACGTCCGCGAGGGCGTTGACACCGTGCTCCAGCAGGTGCCGGGCGTCGTCCGAGAAGCTCAGGATCTTCGCCATTTATGTCCCTTCGAAGCGCCATTGCCCCGGCCCGGCGAGCCGGACCGGGGCAGTGGCACTGATCGGTTGCTTACTTCTCGATGACCGCGAGGACGTCGCGGGCGGAGAGCACCAGGTACTCCTCGCCGGCGTACTTGACCTCGGTGCCGCCGTACTTCGAGTAGAGGACGGTGTCGCCGACCTGCACGTCAACCGGAACCCGGTTGCCGTTGTCGTCGACGCGGCCCGGGCCGACAGCGAGGACAGTGCCCTCCTGCGGCTTCTCCTTGGCGGTGTCGGGGATCACGATGCCCGACGCCGTGGTGGTCTCAGCCTCGTTCGCCTGGACCACGATGCGGTCCTCGAGCGGCTTGATCGCAACCTTGGTCGCGGTAGTCACGGGCATACCCTCCTGGGGTACTGGTTTCGTTGCTGGCCGGCGGGGCCGACCAGCGTCAATCTGCCTCATGCCACCGGGCGGGGCCGTCGTCGCGGGTGCCGGTCCGCCTGGCGTGCGCCCCCGGGTCGCGAGACCCGGAAGCTGGCACCCTCAGGGTGAGAGTGCTAATCGCAGGTTATTCCGTGGCTAGCACTCCGTCAAGGAGAGTGCCAGCGAGTCGCGCCCCGCCAGCCCAGATTTCCGGGTCTACCCGGACAATGACCGGGTGGATCTCGATCAGCTGGCGGCGCTGCGTACCCCCGAGGGGTCGGCCGCGCTCACGGCGGCGGCCGGGCTGGCCGGCGGTGATCCACTGGCTGCGGCGTCGGCCCTGCGCGCGGCCGGGGTGCCGCCGACGCTCGCCGCGGCCGCGCTCACCCAGGCTGAGCTGCGCCACCGGGCGGTCGGCAAGTTCGGCCCGGCAGCCGCTGGGATGTTCCTCACCCGCCCAGGGCTGGAGCAGGCCACCCGCCGGGTGGTCGCCGACCGGCGGGCCGCCCGGCTCCACGCGGCCGGCGTGCGCACCCTGGCCGACCTTGGATGCGGCCTCGGCGCCGACGCGCTGGCCGCCGCCCGCGCCGGCATCCGGGTGTACGGGGTGGAGGCCGACCCGGTGACCGCCGCGATGGCCGCCGCCAACGCCGACGCGGCCGGGCTGGCCGACCTGTTCACTGTCGAGTGCGGGGATGCCACGGCGTTCGACGTCTCCCGGGTCGACGGGGTCTTCTGCGACCCGGCCCGCCGCACCACCGGCACCGGGCGACGGATCTTCGACCCGCGCGCCTACTCGCCACCGTGGGACTTCGTGACCGGGCTGGCCGAGCGGGTGCCGCGCACCGTGGTGAAGGTGGCGCCGGGCCTGGACCACGCGCTCATTCCGGCCGGCGCGGAGGCCGAGTGGGTCGGCGTCGATGGCGACCTGGTCGAGGCCGCGCTCTGGTGTGGTGACCTGGCGGAGGTGCCCCGCCGCGCGACCCTCTACCGCCAGCGGGGCGTCGAGACACGCCGCCACCAGCTCAGCGGCTCGGGTGCCGACGAGGCGCCGGTCGGGCCGCCACGTCGCTACCTGTACGACCCGGACCCGGCGGTGGTGCGCGCGCACCTCGTGGCCGAATTGGCCACCGAACTGGACGCCACCCTGGGCGATCCGAGCATCGCCTACCTCTACGCCGACCAGCCGATCCGCACCCCGTACGCACGCTGCCTGGAGATCACCGACGTGCTGCCGTTCTCGCTCAAGCGCCTGCGGGCACTGCTGCGGGATCGTCGGGTGGGCCGGGTGGAGATCCTCAAGCGGGGTTCCGCGCTCACCCCGGAGCAGCTTCGGCGCGACCTTAGGCTGGCCGGCGACGAGGCGGCGAGCCTGGTGCTCACCCGGGTCGCCGGCGCACCGACAGTGCTGATCGGTAGGCCGGTCGACTAGCGTCGCCGGTGTGGCAGGACAGGGCACTCCGGCGACGGCACTGGTGGTCAAGCGTGGGGTGGCGCACCGCACCCATCCGTACCGGGTGGCACCGGACGCCCCGAACTACGGCGCGTTGGTGGCGGTGGCGCTCGGCGTGCCACCGGAGCGCGTGTTCAAGTCGCTGGTGACCGAGGTCGACGGCGCACTGACCGTGGCGGTCGTTCCGGTCACCGGCGAGTTGGATCTGAAGGCGCTCGCGGCGGCCGTCGGTGGCAAGCGGGCGGCGCTGGCCGACCGGGCGGTCGCCGAGCGGGCGACCGGTTACGTACGTGGTGGGATCAGCCCGCTCGGGCAGCGCAAGCGACTGCCCACAGTGCTGGACGACTCCGCGCTGGCATTCCCGACGATCTACGTCTCGGCTGGTCGGCGCGGTCTGCAACTCGAACTGGCCGCGGCGGATCTGGTGGCGCTGACCGACGCCCGCACCGCGCCGTTGCAGACCCACTGACGACCTTCGTTACGTCGACTCCCCCGTGGGATACCCGCGGAGTAACAGCCGCGTTGCTGAATTGTTATCGCTCCCAACAAACTAGGCACCTGCGCGGTCTTGTGGAGCCGGTGTGACGCGAAATACGTTGCCGGACACAACAAAACAACACCTCCCCCACCTCCGAAAGGACCCTGCACATGCGTAAGGGGATCCTCACCATCGCCGCCGTGGGCCTGCTCGCGACCGGCGGCTTGACCGCTTGCAGCGACGACTCCGGCACCGGCTCGACCGACTCCAAAAAGACCCCCAAGATCGGCGTGATCCTTCCGGACAGCAAGTCCTCCCCCCGCTGGGAGACGGCGGACCGCCGCTTCCTGGAGGAGGCGTTCAAGGCCGCCGGCGTCCAGTCCGACATTCAGAACGCCCAGAACGACAAGGCCGCCTTCCAGACCATCGCCGACCAGATGATCACCAGCGGCGTCACCGCCCTGATGATCGTCAACCTGGACTCCGGCACCGGCAAGGCCGTGCTCGACAAGGCCAAGTCGCAGGGCGTCGCCACCATCGACTACGACCGGCTCACCCTCGGCGGCTCCGCCCAGTACTACGTCAGCTTCGACAACGAGTCCGTCGGCAAGCTCCAGGGCGAGGGTCTGGCGAAGTGCCTGACCGAGAAGAACGCCAAGAACCCGGTCGTGGCATACCTGAACGGCTCCCCCACCGACAACAACGCCACCCTGTTCAAGGCCGGATACGACTCGGTGCTCAAGCCGAAGTTCGACTCCAAGGAATACACCAAGGGCCCGGACGACGCCGTGCCGGGCTGGGACGGCCCCACCGCCGCGACCATCTTCGAGCAGCAGCTCACCGCGACCAAGGGCAAGATCGACGGCGTGCTGGCCGCCAACGACACTCTCGGCAACGCCGCCATCTCGATCCTGAAGAAGAACAAGATCAACGGCAAGGTGCCGGTGACCGGGCAGGACGCCAGCGTGGAGGGCCTGCAGAACATCCTCGCCGGTGACCAGTGCATGACCGTCTACAAGGCAGTCCGGGAAGAGGCCAAGGCCGCCGCGGACCTGGCCATCGCGCTGGCCAAGGGCGAGAAGAAGGACACCGGCCAGTCGGTGAAGGACGGTGACCGCGACGTCCCCTCGGTGCTGCTCACCCCGAAGGCC
This portion of the Micromonospora zamorensis genome encodes:
- the ybaK gene encoding Cys-tRNA(Pro) deacylase produces the protein MAGQGTPATALVVKRGVAHRTHPYRVAPDAPNYGALVAVALGVPPERVFKSLVTEVDGALTVAVVPVTGELDLKALAAAVGGKRAALADRAVAERATGYVRGGISPLGQRKRLPTVLDDSALAFPTIYVSAGRRGLQLELAAADLVALTDARTAPLQTH
- a CDS encoding THUMP-like domain-containing protein — encoded protein: MDLDQLAALRTPEGSAALTAAAGLAGGDPLAAASALRAAGVPPTLAAAALTQAELRHRAVGKFGPAAAGMFLTRPGLEQATRRVVADRRAARLHAAGVRTLADLGCGLGADALAAARAGIRVYGVEADPVTAAMAAANADAAGLADLFTVECGDATAFDVSRVDGVFCDPARRTTGTGRRIFDPRAYSPPWDFVTGLAERVPRTVVKVAPGLDHALIPAGAEAEWVGVDGDLVEAALWCGDLAEVPRRATLYRQRGVETRRHQLSGSGADEAPVGPPRRYLYDPDPAVVRAHLVAELATELDATLGDPSIAYLYADQPIRTPYARCLEITDVLPFSLKRLRALLRDRRVGRVEILKRGSALTPEQLRRDLRLAGDEAASLVLTRVAGAPTVLIGRPVD
- a CDS encoding sugar ABC transporter substrate-binding protein, with the translated sequence MRKGILTIAAVGLLATGGLTACSDDSGTGSTDSKKTPKIGVILPDSKSSPRWETADRRFLEEAFKAAGVQSDIQNAQNDKAAFQTIADQMITSGVTALMIVNLDSGTGKAVLDKAKSQGVATIDYDRLTLGGSAQYYVSFDNESVGKLQGEGLAKCLTEKNAKNPVVAYLNGSPTDNNATLFKAGYDSVLKPKFDSKEYTKGPDDAVPGWDGPTAATIFEQQLTATKGKIDGVLAANDTLGNAAISILKKNKINGKVPVTGQDASVEGLQNILAGDQCMTVYKAVREEAKAAADLAIALAKGEKKDTGQSVKDGDRDVPSVLLTPKAIYKDNVKDVIADGYATKEQVCTAAYAKFCAEAGIS
- the groES gene encoding co-chaperone GroES, which produces MPVTTATKVAIKPLEDRIVVQANEAETTTASGIVIPDTAKEKPQEGTVLAVGPGRVDDNGNRVPVDVQVGDTVLYSKYGGTEVKYAGEEYLVLSARDVLAVIEK